Within the Mycobacteriales bacterium genome, the region GACCGGCCGACCCATCGTCACGCAGCGATGCCGGCTCATGTGCAGATAACGAGGTCCCTAACACCACCCTGGATTCGACCACGCGGGACGCCTAGACATGTGCGTCCGTACCGAGCTGCCGGTCGCGTAGGCGGTCCGCCCCGCACGCGAGTCGGAGCTGCCGCAGGTCGAGGGCCTGCTCGACACGATCACACGACGTTGTGTCGTTCCGGCGACCTCCGCGCTGGACAAGAACTACGACTCGCAGGGCATCCACGACTAGCTGATCGGCCGTGGCATCCGCCCGGTGATCGCCCTCATCAAGACGGCTCGGGTGCTCCGGGGCGAGCACAGGCCGCCGACCTGCGAGCACGGGACGTGGACTTTCGCCGGGGCCGACGAGACGCGGGGTGCGAGGCAGTGGCGCTGCCCCACCCGCGAGTGCGCGCCCGCGTCGCGGTGGATCAAGTACGACCGGCTGCACCCGCCGATCCCACACGGCAGCGCCCGGTGGAAGGCGCTCGACCGGGGCCGCATCGCCGTCGAGCGGTGCTTCGGCCGACTCAAGAACGAGCGCGGCCTCACCCCGCTACGAGTCCGCACCCTGGATCGGGTCAGCCTGCACGCCGACCTCACCATCTTGGCCGCGCTCGGCACCGCCCTGCTCGATACCGGGCAGGCGGCCCTGGCGGCTTAGTGTGGCCGCCCGAGCGGTCCGGAGGCCTTACCCCGGTAGGGTCTCTTCACGGCGTAGGCCGTGCCTGCGAGACCAATTCCCCGATGCTCGGGCTGGTGGGGAGCCATGCTCAGGACTACCGAGCCCTGGTCAAGTGGCTCAGGTCACAGGGATGGCGGGTCGATGAGGAACGGGCGGGTATCCAATGGCGTACTGCCCTTGTCCAGGTAAGCATAAGGGGACGGTCCACAGGACTCCCAGCAATCCGCGGTATTGGCGGGAACGCCGGGCAGAGTTCGCGCGAAAGTGCAAAGGAAGGTAACCGATGGAACATATGTTCGAAGTCGAGATGAACCTTCGGGTCTTCGGGCCGAATCGCGCCAAGAACTTCGACGCTGTCACTGACGCCTACTACACCGTAGAGCAGGGTGATGCTCGCCTACTGGACTGCGCCTGGGACTACGCCGAGTGTGACGACAGCGGCGAGGTAGATGTGCAGATCACCGTTACCGGCAGCGATGAGAAGGATGCCTACGCCAAGGCCAGCACAGCGGTTCGCACCGCGATCCACGCTACGGGAGGCCTCACACCCGGATGGGAAGACATAGCCGACCGCGATGTGTCCGCCTACCGTGTCACTCGCGTCGAGGTTGAACTGATTCCTGCCTGAACCCCACCAGCCGAACCCCGCCCAGGTCCAGGTAACCGGTTCGTATCGCGGGAGCCTATAAAGCTATCGGTGTCGTACGGGAACAGCACGACGAAGCCGAGCGTGTCCACGTACCACTGCACCGACTGCTGAAGGTCGGAGACCGTCAGCGCCACGTGGCTCATGCCGGCGAAGGAGGGCGGCGTCATCCAGCGAACGTACAGGGCGCGTCCCCCCTCGCCCAGCACGTTCATCGGACTCGTTTGTCTCCGCTGGCGCCGGCCGCACGCGGCGCAGTGCTGGCTACCGATCGGTTCCACCGAGCGCCGACGACAACAAGGAGCCGTACCTACTGACTCGGCGCCGCTCGCTCGGCCTCCGCCAAGGACTTGAGGTTCTTGAGCTGGCGACGGGCCATCGGCCAGTCGCCGACGGCGAGGGTAGCGTTGTACCAATGGTCGTGTTCCACGACAATCTTCAACAGTAGCCGGGTCGAGCGGCCTTCCGGCGTGAGGACGTACGACATCACCGCCCCCATGATGCTCGCGGTGAGGTGCTGCTCCCGGGCAACGGACAGAACGCGACCGACCCGAACCTTCCCCGCGACGCGGGAGAAGGGTTCCCCCGGTCGAGGGTCAGGCAGCCCACGAAGGTCTCGCGGCGACCGGTGGCCCAGGTTGTCCAGCCAGTCGTAGGAGTAGGGCGCCAGCCGGAGCTGGCACAGCCAGGGCCACACCTGCGCCGGTGACGCGTCCACAGTGACACCCCGCCACAACTGCAGGACGGGCGACGCCACGAGGTCATCGCAGGGAAATCGGCGCACCACTTCCTGGTCCGTCACGCCCCACCGCTCGCCGATCACGCGACGTCCCACAACGTGCACCGAAGAGACCACATGGGCAGAGGATAGGGACGCCCCCGGTGACTTCGGCCGCCATCAGCGGGGCGGCACCTGTGACTGCATGATCTGCGGATGGCACGTCGGGGACATCGCGAAACGGAGCGGAACGCCGCAGGCGACATCGTCATCCGTCGTGGTAGCTGTCCGAACAACCCTCCCCGGGCCGATCGATACGGCGTCACGGGGCGGTCCCGCGAGCCAGCACAGCTCCGAAGTACCGACGGGGCGCGGGCGCAAGGGCGGTTCTATCCGTCTACGAGGTGCGTCGCGATCCAGTCTGCGATCTGTGCCACGTCGAGGTTCCCCGCAGCGACGGCCAGCACGAGGGCCTCGGCGTCGTCCACGGTGTAGCGCAGATCGCACCCGTTCAACAGGCAGAACGTGCGCGTCGCCGCCCAGGCAAGCCGCTTGTTGCCATCGACAAGCGGATGATTGCGGGCCAGCGAATGCAGCAGCGCGGCCGCCTTCTCCGCGAAACTCGGATACGCGTCGTCACCAAACACCGACATCGCCGGGCGGGCGGCCGCCGAAGCCAACAGCCCGGAATCCCCTAGACCCACCTCATCGAGGATCCCGCCGGCGACCTCCAACAGGTCGTCGACCGTGAGGTAGTCGAGCGCCGGTCGCTTGCTCACCGAGCCAGGCGGTCCAGCAATTCGACGTCCTCGGTGCGGATCCGCTCGATCGCCACCGCCAACCGAGCCGGCCGGCCGCTCGTGTAGTGGCGGATCGCCGTGCGGGCGACCTCCTGCATGGATCGACCCTCTTCGTCGGCCTTCCGGCGCAGCGCCATCGCGTCCTCGTCCGAGAGGCGCAGGTTCATCGCCACCCCGAAACGGTACCACGGCGGTACCACACGGGAACGCCGGCTCGGCGACGCGCGATCCGCCAGGCTCAACCGTCGGGTAATGCGCGCTCGCGCTCGGCTGCCCAGCGTCAGGCCCGTGCGATGGTGATTGGCCGGTCCGCCCCGGCCGCAAGGAGGGCCACGTCGCCGGGGTCGCTGGTCAGCACCACCGGATCGGTTCGGGTCGTCGCATATGCAACGACGACGGCATCGGTGACGCTGCTCGTGCCGGCTCGGCCGGTCACGGTCCTCAACCGCGCCGCCTCGCGGGCCAACGGTTCCGTCACCTCACGCACCTGCGACAGCTTGACCAGCATGTTCGCCTGATAGTCGCGCCGGGCATCCCCGGTCAGGCCTTCGACCAGGACCATCGCTGGAATCTGAGCCGGCCACAGCCCACGCCGGCGCAGCGCCTCGAGTCGAGCCCGCTGCCCGGCGAGTGCACTCACCCCCCGGCGTCGAGGACCAGCTCGCTCACGCGGACCGCGGTCGCCGACGGGATCGCGCCGGTGCCGGCTCGCCAGCGAGTACCGAGTCCACCCAACGCTCGGCCGCCGCCGCCTCCTCGATGCCCATCGGCCCGAGCGCAGCCCGGTCGTCTCCTCGTGGTAGTCGTCGAAGCGGGAACGATTCAAAACCCGATCACCTCCTGCCGAAGATGATCAGCCTGTTCGCGTCCCCGGCGAGGGTCGCGCCGCAGGTCGACATACAGGCGGAAGACGTTGGTAATCCAGATGTCGTCGCGCCGTTGCCGGAAGGCGAGCGGGGTGTCATCCTTCGCCTGAACAAATACGACGTTCGCTCCGTCCGGGACGGGCTCGGCACCAGCCACCTGGAGCATCTCCGCGGTCACGATCTCGGGTGTCACCCAGACCTCGGCTACCGGCACCGCCGTCACGAAAGGTGCCACCAACATGGCGGCCGCGGCCCCGGTGACCGCGTACTCGACGCCGTGGGCATCCAGTTTTCGACCAAGTTCTTTGACTCGGCGTTCTGGCGTTTGCGCGAACAGAAACGCCGATGTCCGTCGCGACCGAAGCTCTGTCGCCTCCTCGACCCACAGATCCAGCAGAGCGCATGGATTCGGGCGAGGCGCCTGCCACCACCGCGAGCTGAGCCGGGTTCACTCCACGCCGGAGCATCTCGGTCATCCAGGAATGCCGCAACAGGTGCGAATGCATCGTGCGACCGATACCCGCACGCTGCGCGGCCACGTTGACGAGCTGCTCGACCCCCGACATCGTCAGCGGTTCGTTCTCGCCAAGCGGCCCTCTGCGGAGTGGGACAAACAGCC harbors:
- a CDS encoding CopG family transcriptional regulator; translated protein: MNLRLSDEDAMALRRKADEEGRSMQEVARTAIRHYTSGRPARLAVAIERIRTEDVELLDRLAR
- a CDS encoding type II toxin-antitoxin system death-on-curing family toxin, coding for MSKRPALDYLTVDDLLEVAGGILDEVGLGDSGLLASAAARPAMSVFGDDAYPSFAEKAAALLHSLARNHPLVDGNKRLAWAATRTFCLLNGCDLRYTVDDAEALVLAVAAGNLDVAQIADWIATHLVDG
- a CDS encoding polyketide cyclase: MASPVLQLWRGVTVDASPAQVWPWLCQLRLAPYSYDWLDNLGHRSPRDLRGLPDPRPGEPFSRVAGKVRVGRVLSVAREQHLTASIMGAVMSYVLTPEGRSTRLLLKIVVEHDHWYNATLAVGDWPMARRQLKNLKSLAEAERAAPSQ